From a single Fulvivirga ulvae genomic region:
- the hisA gene encoding 1-(5-phosphoribosyl)-5-[(5-phosphoribosylamino)methylideneamino]imidazole-4-carboxamide isomerase: MKIIPAIDILDGKCVRLSQGDYAKKKIYNEDPVEVAKSFEGAGLEYLHLVDLDGAKAGKIINWKMLEAISSETNLQIDFGGGIKSNDDIELAFKSGAKKVTCGTIAVKNPAKVAEWIEQYGSDRLILGADVKQKMVAVSGWTEETTLHIENLIHKYMSEGLNHVICTDIATDGMLSGPNIELYKDLLHTFPGIHLIASGGVSSSQDLQELKKAGLYGAILGKAIYEGKITLEELSKI; the protein is encoded by the coding sequence ATGAAGATCATACCCGCAATAGACATTCTCGATGGTAAGTGTGTGAGGTTATCGCAAGGGGATTATGCCAAAAAGAAAATTTACAATGAAGACCCCGTTGAAGTAGCAAAGTCGTTTGAAGGCGCCGGTCTCGAATACCTCCACCTGGTAGACCTTGACGGGGCCAAAGCCGGAAAGATCATCAACTGGAAGATGCTCGAAGCCATTTCCAGTGAAACTAACCTGCAAATTGATTTCGGTGGTGGCATTAAGTCCAATGATGATATAGAGCTGGCCTTTAAAAGTGGAGCAAAAAAGGTCACCTGTGGCACAATTGCCGTTAAAAATCCGGCAAAAGTGGCTGAATGGATTGAGCAATATGGTTCTGACCGATTGATCCTTGGTGCTGATGTGAAACAAAAAATGGTGGCCGTAAGTGGCTGGACAGAAGAAACCACGCTACATATTGAAAACCTGATACACAAGTACATGAGCGAAGGGCTTAACCATGTTATCTGCACGGACATTGCTACAGATGGTATGTTATCTGGTCCTAATATCGAGCTTTACAAAGACCTTCTACATACTTTCCCCGGTATTCACCTGATTGCCAGCGGCGGGGTAAGCAGCTCTCAAGACTTGCAGGAATTAAAAAAAGCCGGGCTGTATGGTGCCATTCTGGGCAAGGCCATCTATGAAGGCAAAATCACTTTGGAAGAACTTAGCAAAATCTGA
- the hisD gene encoding histidinol dehydrogenase, with translation MNIIKYPQASELENILKRPVFEADFLESTVKNILARVRQGGDQALLKFNEQFDKVKLDQLAVIEEEKKQAAGKISEDLRSAIQTALNNIKKFHEAQTRKEMKIETSKGVTCWRKAVPIEKVGIYIPGGTAPLFSTVLMLGVPATIAGCKEVVLCTPPGADGKVNPAILYTAQLTGISKIFKTGGAQAIAAMAYGTESIAKVDKIFGPGNQYVTAAKQLVSMEGTAIDMPAGPSELAVIADSSCNPVFVASDLLSQAEHGKDSQVVLICPDENVINKISHEIDVQVEKLPRKEIARASLLNSKAILVNDLNEAMQVSNQYAPEHLIIATENAVTLSEKVINAGSVFIGNYSPESAGDYASGTNHTLPTNGAAKAYSGVSLDSFMKQITFQEITREGIADLGPTIEAMAGAELLAAHKNAVSVRLSEIKKS, from the coding sequence ATGAATATCATAAAGTACCCACAAGCTTCCGAACTCGAAAACATCCTGAAACGGCCGGTTTTTGAAGCAGATTTTCTGGAAAGTACCGTTAAAAATATACTGGCCCGCGTACGCCAGGGTGGAGACCAGGCCCTGCTGAAATTTAACGAACAGTTTGATAAGGTTAAACTTGATCAACTGGCTGTAATTGAGGAAGAGAAAAAGCAGGCCGCAGGTAAAATCAGTGAAGATTTAAGATCTGCCATTCAAACGGCATTGAACAACATTAAAAAATTTCACGAAGCACAAACCCGGAAGGAAATGAAAATAGAGACCTCAAAGGGTGTTACTTGCTGGAGAAAGGCCGTTCCTATTGAAAAAGTAGGCATTTATATTCCCGGAGGCACAGCACCATTATTTTCAACCGTGCTCATGCTTGGAGTACCTGCTACCATCGCAGGCTGTAAAGAAGTAGTACTATGCACCCCTCCCGGTGCTGACGGAAAAGTAAATCCGGCCATACTGTATACCGCTCAGCTCACAGGTATTTCTAAAATATTTAAAACCGGAGGAGCCCAGGCCATTGCCGCTATGGCTTACGGCACTGAAAGCATTGCAAAAGTGGACAAGATATTCGGCCCGGGAAATCAGTATGTAACAGCCGCAAAACAGCTTGTAAGCATGGAAGGTACGGCCATAGATATGCCGGCGGGTCCATCGGAACTGGCCGTGATCGCCGATAGTTCATGCAATCCGGTTTTTGTGGCTTCCGACCTGCTGTCGCAGGCAGAGCATGGCAAAGACAGTCAGGTAGTACTCATTTGTCCTGACGAGAATGTAATTAATAAAATAAGCCATGAAATCGATGTTCAGGTTGAAAAATTACCAAGGAAGGAAATAGCCAGGGCGAGCTTGCTCAACAGCAAAGCTATTTTAGTGAACGATCTGAACGAAGCCATGCAGGTAAGCAACCAGTATGCTCCTGAGCATCTGATCATAGCTACAGAAAATGCAGTTACACTATCTGAAAAAGTCATTAATGCAGGATCTGTTTTTATTGGCAACTATAGTCCTGAATCTGCAGGAGATTATGCATCGGGAACGAACCACACCCTACCAACCAATGGGGCAGCGAAAGCCTACAGTGGCGTTTCACTTGACAGTTTTATGAAACAGATCACTTTTCAGGAGATCACCCGTGAAGGTATAGCTGATTTAGGCCCGACCATCGAAGCCATGGCTGGAGCAGAGCTATTGGCAGCTCACAAAAATGCAGTTAGTGTCAGGTTGTCTGAAATAAAAAAGTCATGA
- the trhO gene encoding oxygen-dependent tRNA uridine(34) hydroxylase TrhO, with the protein MILHNRVDRRILKEKLKESNERRVTLSFYRYIQLPCPEEYRDQLFLELSKLDVFGRIYVAHEGVNAQISVPEEKFEDFKTYITNSSELSGVRLNIAVDDDGKSFFQLKIQVRNKIVADGLNDETFDVTDRGIHLSAEEFNKLANDPETVIVDMRNHYESEVGHFENAICPDVDTFRESLPIVEKMLEDKKDKNIVMYCTGGIRCEKASAYYKHKGFKNVFQLDGGIIEYAREVKSQGLENKFQGKNFVFDERLGERISDEIISTCHQCGQPCDDHTNCKNDGCHLLFIQCKECAEKHQGCCSAECNDIINLPEEEQKAIRKGLNKGRQVFKKGRSEKLLFKSNAKS; encoded by the coding sequence ATGATATTGCACAATAGAGTAGACAGAAGAATTCTAAAAGAAAAATTAAAAGAGAGTAACGAAAGAAGAGTTACATTATCCTTTTACCGGTATATTCAACTTCCCTGCCCTGAGGAATACCGGGATCAACTTTTCCTTGAACTAAGTAAGTTGGATGTTTTTGGCCGAATTTATGTAGCGCATGAGGGTGTTAATGCCCAAATTAGTGTGCCAGAAGAGAAATTCGAAGATTTTAAAACTTACATTACCAACTCTTCGGAGCTGAGCGGCGTAAGGTTAAATATAGCCGTGGACGATGACGGCAAGTCTTTTTTTCAACTCAAAATACAAGTAAGGAATAAAATAGTAGCTGACGGTCTCAACGACGAGACCTTTGATGTTACAGATCGGGGTATACACTTATCTGCGGAAGAATTTAATAAGCTGGCCAATGATCCGGAAACGGTAATTGTCGATATGAGAAATCATTATGAAAGCGAGGTTGGCCATTTTGAAAACGCTATTTGTCCTGATGTTGATACTTTCAGGGAATCCCTTCCCATAGTAGAGAAAATGCTTGAAGACAAGAAGGATAAAAACATTGTAATGTACTGTACCGGTGGTATCCGTTGTGAAAAAGCCAGCGCGTATTATAAACATAAAGGTTTTAAAAATGTTTTTCAGCTAGATGGTGGTATTATTGAGTATGCCAGAGAAGTGAAGAGCCAGGGTCTTGAAAATAAGTTTCAGGGCAAAAATTTCGTTTTTGACGAAAGGCTTGGCGAACGTATCTCGGACGAAATCATAAGCACATGCCATCAGTGCGGACAACCGTGCGACGACCACACAAACTGCAAAAATGACGGTTGTCACCTTTTGTTTATCCAGTGTAAAGAATGTGCTGAAAAACACCAGGGATGTTGTTCTGCAGAGTGCAATGACATTATCAACCTACCGGAAGAAGAGCAAAAAGCAATTAGAAAAGGATTGAACAAGGGACGACAAGTATTTAAAAAAGGTCGTTCTGAAAAACTTCTCTTTAAAAGCAATGCAAAAAGCTAG
- a CDS encoding M23 family metallopeptidase gives MARIKYYYDTETCKYERVKVKTQDVILNFLGLASLIVAVAAGLLMLYNSYFESPKEVMLKNEVSELEYYYEHLNEEVDKLNQILAALEKRDDDVYRVVLGAEPIDPSIRDAGIGGVDRYSEIRNKNIDHKELILSLNENVDKLRRKMYIQSKSYDDIVELADNKAKMFAAIPAIQPISNKELIRLASGFGYRIHPVYKVKKMHTGIDFSAPIGTPIYATADGTVTKVKVRFSGYGKLVEIDHGFGFKTRYAHMHEFEVKEGQKVKRGQIIGYVGNTGLSTAPHLHYEVIKGTKKINPVHYFFNDLNPDDYEKVIELASIENQSLGM, from the coding sequence ATGGCACGAATAAAGTACTATTACGACACAGAAACCTGTAAATATGAACGCGTCAAGGTTAAGACACAGGATGTGATACTTAACTTTTTAGGTTTGGCATCTTTGATTGTGGCAGTGGCTGCAGGACTCCTCATGTTATACAACAGCTATTTCGAATCTCCCAAGGAAGTAATGCTGAAAAATGAAGTTTCAGAATTGGAATACTACTACGAACACCTCAATGAGGAAGTAGATAAACTCAACCAGATATTGGCTGCCCTTGAAAAGCGTGATGATGATGTTTATCGCGTGGTTCTCGGAGCCGAGCCTATAGACCCTTCAATCAGAGATGCAGGTATTGGAGGTGTGGATCGTTACAGTGAAATACGCAATAAAAACATTGATCATAAAGAATTGATCCTGTCGCTGAATGAGAATGTGGATAAACTCAGGAGGAAAATGTATATCCAGTCAAAAAGCTATGATGATATCGTAGAACTGGCTGATAACAAAGCTAAAATGTTTGCTGCCATTCCTGCCATCCAGCCAATCTCAAATAAGGAACTCATCAGGTTGGCCTCAGGCTTTGGGTACCGCATACACCCTGTTTACAAAGTAAAGAAAATGCATACCGGCATAGACTTCTCAGCTCCGATCGGTACGCCAATTTATGCCACGGCAGATGGAACCGTTACCAAAGTAAAAGTAAGGTTTAGCGGATACGGAAAGTTAGTCGAAATCGACCATGGTTTTGGCTTCAAAACCAGATATGCACATATGCATGAGTTTGAAGTAAAAGAAGGACAGAAAGTTAAGCGGGGACAAATTATAGGCTATGTGGGAAATACAGGGCTTTCAACAGCCCCTCACCTGCACTATGAAGTGATCAAAGGAACCAAAAAAATCAATCCGGTACATTATTTCTTCAATGACCTGAACCCTGATGATTACGAAAAAGTAATTGAGCTGGCCTCTATTGAGAACCAGTCTTTGGGTATGTAA
- the hisG gene encoding ATP phosphoribosyltransferase, which translates to MSKKIRIAVQKSGRLQEQSVRLLKECGLSFSNGPNRLKTETYNFPAEILFLRDDDIPQYVEDNVADIGIVGENVFIEKQKEIALIERLDFSKCRLSIAIPREKDYEGTASLNGKKIATSYPNIVQQFLTEKNITAEIHEISGSVEIAPGIGLADAICDIVSTGSTLLSNGLKEVETVMKSEAVLIANNKLDAETQVLLEKLIFRIKAVNTAKNNKYLLLNTPNESIDAITKVLPGMKSPTVTPLQQEGWSSLHSVVNENEFWEIIDQLKALGAQGILVIPIEKMII; encoded by the coding sequence ATGAGTAAAAAAATCAGAATTGCAGTACAAAAATCCGGCAGGCTCCAGGAGCAGTCTGTCAGACTACTTAAGGAGTGCGGGCTCTCGTTTAGCAATGGCCCTAACCGCCTGAAGACAGAAACTTACAACTTCCCCGCCGAAATCCTCTTTCTCAGAGATGATGATATTCCGCAGTATGTGGAAGATAATGTTGCTGATATCGGCATTGTAGGCGAAAATGTATTTATTGAAAAACAAAAGGAAATTGCCCTGATCGAAAGGCTCGACTTTTCAAAATGCCGCTTATCTATCGCCATACCAAGAGAAAAAGACTACGAAGGCACAGCAAGCCTTAATGGCAAAAAGATCGCTACCTCCTACCCCAACATTGTACAACAATTCCTGACCGAAAAGAACATTACTGCAGAAATCCATGAAATCAGCGGATCCGTCGAAATAGCTCCGGGAATCGGTCTGGCAGATGCTATTTGTGATATTGTAAGCACCGGAAGCACCTTACTGAGTAATGGCCTGAAAGAAGTGGAAACCGTAATGAAGTCTGAGGCGGTCCTGATTGCCAACAACAAACTGGACGCGGAAACGCAGGTATTACTGGAGAAGCTTATCTTCCGGATCAAAGCAGTTAACACTGCCAAAAACAATAAATACCTGCTGCTTAACACGCCTAATGAGTCGATTGATGCCATAACAAAAGTACTCCCCGGCATGAAAAGCCCTACAGTGACCCCACTTCAGCAAGAGGGCTGGTCTTCGCTCCACTCAGTGGTCAACGAAAATGAATTCTGGGAGATTATAGACCAGCTCAAAGCCCTCGGCGCCCAGGGCATACTAGTGATCCCTATAGAAAAAATGATTATTTAA
- the hisH gene encoding imidazole glycerol phosphate synthase subunit HisH produces the protein MEVAIIKYNAGNTQSVIYALKRLGINPLLTNDFEAIQKADKVIFPGVGEASTTMKHLKELKLDLLIPTLKQPVLGICLGMQLMCEYSEEGDTTCMGVFQAPVKRFSPVNAEKVPHMGWNNITTVRDSWTASGIMDQHMYFVHSFYVPVTADTVATCNYIEDFSAALAKDNFYATQFHPEKSAGQGQQIIKNFIEL, from the coding sequence ATGGAAGTAGCAATTATTAAATACAATGCCGGCAATACGCAATCGGTGATATACGCTCTGAAGCGCCTGGGCATTAACCCGTTGCTGACCAACGACTTTGAAGCAATTCAAAAGGCCGACAAAGTGATTTTCCCTGGTGTAGGCGAAGCAAGCACAACCATGAAGCACCTTAAAGAACTTAAACTGGACCTTTTAATCCCAACATTAAAACAGCCAGTGTTAGGAATATGCCTGGGCATGCAGCTTATGTGCGAATATTCGGAAGAAGGCGACACCACGTGTATGGGAGTTTTCCAGGCTCCGGTGAAGCGGTTCAGCCCGGTAAACGCAGAAAAAGTGCCTCACATGGGCTGGAACAACATCACCACAGTCAGGGATAGCTGGACTGCCAGCGGAATTATGGATCAGCACATGTATTTCGTCCATAGCTTTTATGTACCTGTAACAGCAGACACTGTGGCTACCTGCAATTACATTGAAGATTTTAGTGCGGCACTGGCTAAAGACAATTTTTATGCGACCCAGTTTCACCCTGAGAAATCGGCCGGACAAGGGCAGCAAATCATTAAAAACTTTATTGAATTATGA
- the hisF gene encoding imidazole glycerol phosphate synthase subunit HisF, whose product MLKKRIIPCLDVKNGRTVKGTNFVNIRDAGDPVELGALYADQGADELVFLDITATNEGRKTFKELVRDIAQHLNIPFTVGGGISSVEDVAPLLYAGADKVSVNSSAVKRPDLINELALEFGSQCIVVAIDARQVDGQWIVHTHGGSRPTELELFSWAREVEKRGAGEILFTSMDHDGTKQGFAVEALKKLGEQINIPIIASGGAGEMQHFDEVFSSGKVDAALAASIFHFKEISIPELKSYLKQKNIPVR is encoded by the coding sequence ATGTTAAAGAAAAGAATTATACCCTGCCTGGATGTCAAGAACGGGCGAACGGTAAAAGGCACTAATTTCGTTAATATCAGGGATGCCGGCGACCCGGTGGAGCTTGGTGCGTTATATGCCGACCAGGGAGCTGATGAGTTGGTTTTTCTGGACATAACAGCTACAAATGAAGGCCGTAAAACCTTTAAGGAACTGGTAAGAGATATCGCCCAGCACCTGAACATACCTTTTACAGTAGGCGGCGGTATCAGTTCGGTGGAAGATGTAGCTCCCCTGCTCTACGCCGGGGCAGATAAAGTTTCAGTAAACTCTTCGGCAGTAAAAAGGCCTGACCTCATCAATGAGCTTGCACTGGAGTTTGGCAGCCAGTGCATTGTAGTGGCCATAGATGCCAGGCAGGTAGACGGCCAATGGATAGTGCACACCCACGGAGGCTCCAGGCCTACAGAATTGGAGCTCTTTAGCTGGGCCCGGGAAGTAGAAAAAAGAGGAGCCGGTGAGATTTTGTTTACCAGCATGGATCATGACGGGACAAAGCAGGGGTTTGCCGTAGAGGCTTTAAAGAAGCTGGGGGAGCAAATCAATATTCCGATAATAGCTTCGGGAGGAGCCGGTGAGATGCAGCATTTTGATGAGGTATTCAGCAGTGGCAAGGTTGATGCCGCTTTGGCTGCAAGTATTTTTCATTTCAAAGAGATTAGTATACCCGAGCTAAAAAGCTATTTGAAGCAAAAAAACATACCCGTAAGATAA
- the hisB gene encoding bifunctional histidinol-phosphatase/imidazoleglycerol-phosphate dehydratase HisB has product MKKALFIDRDGTLIIEPEDEQIDSLEKLEYYPGVFTWLGKICRELDYELVMVTNQDGLGTDSFPEETFWPAHNRMLTTLKNEGISFEDIIIDKTRPEDNQPTRKPGTALLTKYMSGAYDLANSYVIGDRTSDVMLARNLKCKGILINDGSLKEQLTKEKLDSCCDLITTGWHTIYDLLSEPPRRATVKRTTKETDIDISVNLDGSGKSNIDTGIAFFDHMLDQIAKHGQVDLDVSVKGDLEVDEHHTIEDTAIALGEAMIKALGSKRGIERYGFCLPMDDALAQVAIDFGGRNWIVWEAEFKREMVGKMPTEMFYHFFKSFTDAARCNLNVKVEGNNEHHKIEAIFKAFAKAIKMAVKKEKGNNQLPSTKGVI; this is encoded by the coding sequence ATGAAAAAAGCACTTTTTATAGACAGGGACGGCACTTTAATCATTGAGCCTGAAGACGAACAAATTGACAGCCTTGAAAAGCTTGAATACTACCCGGGAGTATTCACATGGCTGGGCAAGATTTGCAGGGAACTGGACTATGAGTTGGTGATGGTAACCAATCAGGATGGACTTGGCACGGATAGTTTCCCTGAAGAAACTTTCTGGCCTGCTCATAACCGGATGTTAACCACTTTAAAAAATGAGGGTATCTCATTTGAAGACATCATCATCGACAAAACCAGGCCTGAAGACAATCAGCCCACAAGAAAACCCGGTACAGCGCTGCTTACCAAATACATGTCAGGTGCATATGACCTTGCCAACTCCTACGTGATCGGTGACAGGACAAGCGATGTTATGCTGGCCAGAAACCTTAAGTGCAAAGGCATCCTGATCAATGATGGATCTTTGAAGGAGCAATTAACAAAAGAAAAACTTGACTCTTGTTGCGACCTGATCACCACAGGCTGGCACACCATCTATGATCTTTTATCCGAGCCGCCCAGACGAGCTACCGTCAAACGCACTACAAAGGAGACGGACATTGACATCAGTGTGAATCTTGACGGAAGCGGAAAGAGTAATATAGATACGGGGATCGCTTTTTTTGATCATATGCTCGACCAGATTGCCAAACACGGCCAGGTAGACCTTGATGTCTCTGTAAAAGGAGACTTGGAAGTAGACGAACACCACACCATTGAAGACACTGCCATTGCGCTTGGTGAGGCCATGATCAAAGCACTGGGCAGTAAAAGAGGTATTGAAAGATATGGCTTTTGCCTGCCCATGGATGATGCCCTGGCCCAGGTAGCTATTGACTTCGGCGGAAGGAACTGGATCGTGTGGGAAGCTGAATTCAAACGTGAAATGGTAGGCAAAATGCCCACGGAGATGTTCTATCACTTCTTCAAATCGTTTACTGATGCTGCCAGGTGTAACCTCAATGTAAAGGTAGAAGGGAATAACGAGCACCATAAGATAGAAGCCATTTTTAAAGCCTTTGCCAAAGCCATAAAAATGGCCGTCAAAAAGGAGAAAGGAAACAATCAACTACCCAGTACTAAAGGTGTAATCTGA
- the hisC gene encoding histidinol-phosphate transaminase has product MNIQDKVRPNILNLSPYSSARDEFEGNGEIFLDANENPYETGLNRYPDPHQRQLKQQIASLKKVDPNQIFLGNGSDEAIDLVMRIFCEPGTDNITISDPTYGMYAVSAAINNVAVKKVALSKDFSFMANEMLKEVDANTRLIFICSPNNPSGNALNTYEVAKVIENFDGIVVIDEAYIDFSMQASFTLQLEKYKNLIILQTFSKAWGLAGLRLGMAFSSPEIIKLMNKVKPPYNINILTQKEALSALADKEKVKEAISNILRERDMLITKLSGLSIVSHIFPSDSNFLLVKFNDSQDIFKYLMEKGIIVRDRSKVAHGENCLRITVGTPEENINLVQALKEYQA; this is encoded by the coding sequence ATGAATATACAAGACAAAGTAAGACCGAATATACTTAACCTTTCCCCCTACTCTTCGGCTCGTGATGAGTTTGAAGGCAACGGGGAAATATTTCTGGATGCTAATGAGAACCCTTATGAAACAGGCCTCAACCGGTATCCTGATCCTCATCAAAGACAATTAAAACAGCAAATTGCTTCACTCAAGAAGGTCGATCCCAATCAAATATTTCTGGGCAATGGAAGTGATGAGGCTATTGATCTGGTCATGCGCATATTCTGTGAGCCGGGAACAGATAATATCACCATATCTGATCCGACTTATGGCATGTATGCAGTCTCAGCAGCCATTAATAACGTTGCCGTGAAAAAAGTGGCTTTATCAAAAGACTTTAGTTTCATGGCTAATGAGATGCTAAAAGAGGTGGACGCCAATACCAGGCTAATCTTTATATGTTCACCCAATAACCCTTCCGGGAATGCGCTGAATACCTATGAAGTAGCCAAGGTCATTGAAAATTTTGATGGTATTGTGGTAATCGACGAAGCATATATTGACTTCTCTATGCAGGCTTCATTTACCCTCCAGCTTGAAAAATATAAGAACCTGATCATTCTACAGACTTTTTCAAAAGCCTGGGGGCTGGCAGGTCTTCGTTTGGGTATGGCCTTTTCATCTCCGGAAATAATTAAACTGATGAACAAAGTGAAACCTCCGTACAACATTAATATTCTCACTCAAAAGGAGGCATTATCAGCACTGGCCGACAAGGAAAAGGTGAAAGAAGCAATCAGCAACATTCTCAGGGAGAGGGATATGCTGATCACCAAACTTTCCGGGTTGAGCATAGTAAGCCATATCTTCCCAAGTGACAGTAATTTCCTTTTGGTGAAGTTCAATGATTCTCAGGATATTTTTAAATACCTTATGGAAAAAGGAATTATCGTACGTGACCGGTCGAAAGTGGCCCATGGCGAGAATTGTCTGAGGATAACCGTAGGCACCCCGGAGGAAAATATAAATCTGGTACAAGCATTAAAAGAATATCAAGCATGA
- the mog gene encoding molybdopterin adenylyltransferase — protein sequence MQKARIGIINVSDRASQGIYEDIPGKAIVATLREFVTSDWESEYIVLPDEQDQLEKAMIEMADEKKCCLIITCGGTGPAKRDVTPEATEAVCDKMMPGFGELMRQESLKYVPTAILSRQTAGIRNQTLIVNLPGKPKAIRECLDAVFPAIPYCIDLLEGPYIECNEEFVKVFRPKQH from the coding sequence ATGCAAAAAGCTAGAATAGGTATTATCAACGTTTCTGACCGCGCCAGTCAGGGTATTTATGAAGATATCCCGGGCAAGGCCATAGTGGCCACCCTCCGGGAATTTGTTACCTCTGACTGGGAATCAGAATATATAGTTTTACCTGATGAACAGGACCAGCTTGAAAAGGCAATGATAGAAATGGCAGATGAAAAAAAATGCTGTCTCATCATTACCTGTGGAGGTACTGGCCCGGCAAAAAGAGATGTAACCCCTGAGGCAACAGAAGCTGTTTGCGATAAGATGATGCCGGGTTTCGGAGAGTTGATGAGGCAGGAAAGTTTGAAATATGTACCAACTGCGATTCTGTCAAGACAGACCGCAGGTATTAGAAATCAAACTTTAATTGTTAACTTACCGGGGAAACCAAAAGCAATACGAGAGTGTTTAGACGCTGTATTCCCGGCAATACCCTACTGTATCGATTTGCTGGAGGGCCCATATATCGAATGTAATGAAGAATTTGTAAAGGTATTCAGGCCCAAACAACATTAA
- the hisIE gene encoding bifunctional phosphoribosyl-AMP cyclohydrolase/phosphoribosyl-ATP diphosphatase HisIE, whose amino-acid sequence MLQPNFEKGNGLLPAIIQDFHSQKVLMLGYMNEESLEKTRNEGKVTFYSRSKQRLWTKGETSGNFLMVKHIELDCDKDTLLIQVIPVGPACHTGTDTCFGDKENKSTDLGFLERTIQERKANPKPGSYTNDLLNKGINKVAQKVGEEAVELVIEATDNNEELFLNEASDLMYHYLVLLAAKGYELNDVIDVLKERHK is encoded by the coding sequence ATGTTACAACCAAATTTTGAAAAAGGCAACGGGTTACTACCCGCCATTATACAGGATTTCCACAGTCAAAAGGTGCTCATGCTGGGTTATATGAATGAAGAGTCTCTTGAAAAAACGAGGAATGAAGGAAAAGTTACCTTCTACAGCCGCTCAAAACAGAGACTATGGACAAAGGGAGAGACTTCGGGAAACTTCCTCATGGTGAAGCACATAGAGCTGGACTGCGATAAGGACACCCTCCTTATCCAAGTAATACCCGTTGGTCCGGCATGCCACACAGGGACAGATACATGTTTTGGGGACAAAGAAAATAAATCAACAGACCTGGGTTTTCTGGAGCGTACGATTCAGGAGCGTAAAGCCAATCCAAAGCCTGGATCGTATACCAATGATCTGCTGAATAAAGGAATTAACAAGGTAGCCCAGAAAGTTGGGGAAGAGGCCGTGGAGCTGGTTATTGAGGCCACAGATAACAATGAAGAGCTATTTCTCAATGAGGCTTCAGACCTGATGTACCACTACCTTGTACTACTCGCTGCTAAAGGATATGAGCTGAATGATGTGATAGATGTATTGAAAGAACGGCACAAATAA